In Roseofilum casamattae BLCC-M143, one genomic interval encodes:
- the hemL gene encoding glutamate-1-semialdehyde 2,1-aminomutase — MTATTLNTTKSTEIFTAAQGLMPGGVSSPVRAFKSVGGQPIVFDRVNGAYIWDVDGNKYIDYVGTWGPAICGHAHPDVISALKTTLDNGTSFGAPCAQENLLAEMVISAVPSIEMVRFVNSGTEACMSVLRLMRAFTGRDKIIKFEGCYHGHADMFLVKAGSGVATLGLPDSPGVPKTTTANTLTAPYNDLEAVKKLFEENPEQIAGVILEPVVGNSGFLPPDAGFLEGLRVLTEDNGALLVFDEVMTGFRIAYGGAQAKFNVTPDLTTLGKVIGGGLPVGAYGGRKDIMSMVAPAGPMYQAGTLSGNPLAMTAGIKTLEILNREGQYEYLEKVTSKLIAGLLDVAKETGHAACGGSISGMFGFFFTEGPVHNFDDAKKSDTAKFGKFHRGMLEHGVYLAPSQFEAGFTSLSHTDVEIDKTIDAAKKVMSSLES, encoded by the coding sequence TTGACTGCAACCACACTAAACACCACAAAATCCACTGAAATTTTTACCGCCGCCCAAGGCCTGATGCCCGGTGGCGTCAGCTCCCCAGTCCGAGCCTTCAAATCTGTGGGCGGCCAGCCCATTGTTTTCGACCGCGTGAATGGAGCATATATCTGGGATGTGGATGGGAACAAATACATCGACTACGTCGGTACTTGGGGTCCTGCTATTTGCGGCCATGCCCATCCCGACGTCATCTCCGCCCTGAAAACTACCCTCGATAATGGCACCAGCTTCGGAGCACCTTGCGCTCAAGAAAACCTACTCGCCGAAATGGTGATTAGTGCCGTGCCCAGCATTGAAATGGTGCGGTTTGTGAACTCCGGAACCGAGGCTTGCATGTCCGTTTTGCGACTGATGCGCGCTTTCACCGGACGGGATAAAATCATCAAATTTGAGGGATGCTATCACGGCCATGCCGATATGTTCCTGGTGAAAGCCGGTTCTGGAGTCGCAACCCTGGGACTGCCCGACTCTCCTGGAGTGCCGAAAACCACCACCGCCAATACCTTAACGGCTCCCTACAACGACCTGGAAGCGGTGAAAAAACTCTTTGAGGAAAATCCCGAACAAATCGCCGGGGTTATTCTCGAACCCGTTGTGGGTAACTCTGGATTTTTACCTCCCGATGCCGGTTTCCTCGAAGGCTTGCGCGTTTTAACTGAAGACAATGGTGCATTGCTTGTCTTTGATGAGGTGATGACTGGGTTCCGCATTGCCTATGGCGGCGCGCAAGCGAAGTTTAACGTCACTCCCGATTTAACCACGTTGGGTAAAGTCATTGGTGGCGGGCTGCCCGTGGGCGCCTATGGCGGTCGCAAGGATATTATGTCTATGGTAGCTCCAGCGGGACCGATGTATCAAGCGGGAACCTTATCTGGAAACCCCTTAGCGATGACCGCTGGGATTAAAACTCTCGAAATTCTGAACAGAGAAGGACAATACGAGTATCTGGAGAAAGTGACCTCGAAACTGATTGCTGGATTGCTGGATGTAGCAAAAGAAACGGGTCATGCGGCTTGCGGCGGCTCCATTAGCGGTATGTTCGGTTTCTTCTTTACGGAAGGCCCCGTTCATAATTTCGACGATGCGAAAAAATCGGATACGGCGAAGTTCGGCAAATTCCATCGCGGCATGTTAGAGCATGGGGTTTATTTGGCTCCGTCTCAGTTTGAAGCGGGCTTTACTTCCCTGTCCCATACCGATGTGGAGATCGACAAAACCATCGATGCGGCGAAAAAAGTGATGAGTTCTCTAGAGAGCTAG
- a CDS encoding Uma2 family endonuclease, whose amino-acid sequence MRLEYDPRACLPSAEDLPDSDDTPVDNQLQHLIPVLLEIILGSIWLEAMDWLFGVDMGIYYDPDEPAIVPDGFLSLGVPKMLDPSLRPSYVLWEERKVPILVLEVVSRTRGGEYSRKKRLYAELGILYYAIYNDRRKRRPKLEVYRLEEGEYRSLSGEPVWLPELQLGLGRAEGTFQGMTREWLYWYDENGERYPTPGERTERERQRADTAEAERDRIQLELQELRDRLRRSNIDPDSLL is encoded by the coding sequence ATGCGACTCGAATACGATCCCAGAGCTTGCTTGCCCTCAGCCGAAGATTTACCCGACTCTGACGACACTCCTGTGGATAACCAATTACAACATCTGATTCCCGTACTGCTGGAAATAATACTTGGCAGCATTTGGCTGGAGGCTATGGATTGGTTGTTTGGGGTCGATATGGGGATTTATTATGACCCCGATGAACCCGCTATTGTCCCCGATGGCTTTCTGAGTCTTGGCGTTCCCAAAATGCTCGACCCCAGTTTACGCCCCTCTTACGTCCTCTGGGAAGAGAGAAAAGTGCCAATTTTAGTGTTAGAAGTCGTTTCCCGAACGCGAGGTGGAGAATATAGCCGGAAAAAACGGCTGTATGCAGAACTGGGAATTCTCTACTACGCTATTTATAACGACCGGCGCAAAAGAAGACCGAAGCTAGAAGTTTACCGACTCGAAGAAGGGGAATATCGATCGCTATCTGGGGAACCGGTATGGTTGCCGGAGCTACAGTTGGGTTTGGGTAGAGCCGAGGGAACGTTTCAAGGAATGACGAGAGAATGGCTCTATTGGTACGATGAAAATGGAGAGCGCTATCCAACTCCGGGCGAAAGAACCGAACGGGAGCGACAAAGAGCTGACACAGCCGAGGCAGAGCGCGATCGCATACAATTGGAACTGCAAGAATTGCGCGATCGCCTCCGACGATCAAACATCGATCCAGATTCTCTGCTATAG
- a CDS encoding bifunctional aldolase/short-chain dehydrogenase translates to MKSLWSDREAAEYTTDLAQRVYTSQLLGKDPSLVLHGGGNTSVKVQEPNVFGEPEDILYVKGSGWDLATIAAAGFSPVRIPHLLKLAELESLSDPQMVNELKTQMTRASAPSPSVETILHAILPYKYVDHTHADAVVTVTNTANGRERIAEIYGDRLVIIPYVMPGFDLAKVCARQFNEEAGEQTLGMVLMNHGIFSFGATAKESYERMIELVGQAEDYLQKQGATISVPELPPQQTPSLRQTLAQLRHSLSKLTQYPVILRTYRDSKSLNFSQREDIAVISQQGPATPDHVIRTKRLPLIGRDVASYAAAYGEYFQANATEDLTMLDPAPRVILDPELGMCTVGKTAKQAQIVADIYGHTIDIISNSTTLGGYQALSATDIFAVEYWDLEQAKLRRGGTPPVFTGEVALVTGAASGIGKACVASLLERGAAVVGLDIDDRVKTLYNRPDYYGVTCNLTNEEAIDEAIEQAVQQFGGLDMLILNAGIFHPGCDIAKFDSGDWRKVMSINLDANFVLLRECHPLLKLAPNGGRVVLMGSKNVPAPGPGAAAYSASKAALNQLMRVAALEWGQDNIRINTLHPNGVFDTALWTDDVLKSRATHYGMTVEAYKTNNVLKVEVNSHSVAELAAEMCGPLFAKTTAAQVPVDGGNDRVI, encoded by the coding sequence ATGAAAAGCCTGTGGAGCGATCGCGAAGCCGCTGAATACACCACCGACTTGGCGCAACGAGTTTACACCTCGCAGCTATTAGGAAAAGATCCCTCATTGGTGCTCCATGGCGGCGGCAATACCTCCGTAAAAGTGCAAGAACCCAACGTCTTTGGCGAACCAGAAGATATTCTGTACGTGAAAGGCAGTGGATGGGACTTAGCCACGATCGCCGCAGCAGGCTTTTCCCCGGTGCGCATTCCTCACTTACTGAAACTTGCAGAACTCGAGAGCTTATCCGATCCGCAAATGGTAAACGAGCTGAAAACGCAGATGACTCGTGCCAGCGCGCCATCTCCTTCCGTGGAAACTATTCTCCATGCGATTTTGCCCTACAAGTATGTGGATCATACCCATGCAGATGCCGTCGTTACGGTAACAAATACAGCTAACGGACGGGAGCGAATTGCAGAAATATATGGCGATCGCCTTGTCATCATTCCCTACGTCATGCCCGGATTCGACCTCGCCAAAGTCTGCGCGCGACAATTCAATGAGGAAGCTGGAGAGCAGACCTTGGGCATGGTACTGATGAATCACGGTATCTTTTCCTTCGGAGCCACAGCGAAAGAATCCTACGAACGGATGATAGAACTCGTCGGTCAAGCAGAAGACTATCTGCAAAAGCAAGGAGCAACCATCTCTGTCCCCGAACTCCCTCCTCAGCAAACCCCATCCTTGCGCCAAACTCTAGCACAACTGCGCCACAGTCTCTCCAAACTCACCCAGTACCCGGTAATTCTGCGCACCTATCGCGACAGTAAATCCCTCAACTTTTCCCAGCGAGAAGATATCGCCGTTATTTCCCAGCAAGGGCCGGCCACTCCCGACCACGTCATTCGCACCAAACGCCTTCCTCTCATCGGACGAGACGTTGCCAGTTATGCCGCAGCTTATGGCGAATACTTCCAAGCCAATGCCACAGAAGACTTAACCATGCTCGATCCAGCACCCAGGGTAATTTTAGACCCAGAACTGGGTATGTGTACGGTCGGAAAAACTGCGAAACAAGCGCAGATTGTTGCCGATATCTACGGCCATACCATCGATATTATTAGCAACAGTACCACTCTCGGCGGCTATCAAGCTCTTTCAGCGACAGATATTTTCGCCGTCGAATATTGGGACTTGGAGCAAGCAAAACTGCGCCGAGGCGGAACTCCTCCCGTCTTTACTGGAGAAGTTGCTTTAGTTACCGGTGCGGCTTCCGGTATCGGGAAAGCTTGCGTCGCTTCCTTGCTCGAACGAGGCGCGGCTGTCGTCGGTTTAGATATCGACGATCGGGTGAAAACATTATACAATCGCCCGGATTACTACGGAGTCACCTGCAACCTCACCAATGAAGAGGCAATCGATGAGGCGATCGAACAAGCGGTGCAGCAGTTTGGCGGTTTGGATATGTTAATTCTGAATGCCGGAATTTTCCATCCAGGATGCGATATTGCCAAGTTTGATAGTGGAGATTGGCGAAAAGTAATGTCCATTAATTTGGATGCCAACTTTGTCTTGTTGCGCGAGTGCCATCCTTTATTAAAGTTAGCACCGAATGGCGGTCGCGTAGTGCTGATGGGTTCCAAAAATGTCCCCGCTCCCGGTCCTGGCGCAGCAGCTTATTCTGCCTCAAAAGCAGCTTTAAATCAATTAATGCGAGTGGCGGCGTTAGAATGGGGACAAGATAATATTCGGATTAATACCCTGCATCCGAATGGGGTCTTCGATACGGCATTATGGACGGATGATGTGCTGAAATCTCGCGCTACTCACTATGGCATGACGGTAGAAGCCTACAAGACCAATAATGTGTTAAAGGTGGAAGTGAATAGTCATTCAGTGGCAGAGTTGGCGGCGGAGATGTGCGGCCCGTTGTTCGCGAAAACTACTGCCGCGCAAGTTCCCGTTGATGGGGGAAATGACCGGGTGATTTAG
- a CDS encoding Uma2 family endonuclease, whose product MVQTPIKPETETLLLTLPKTLKLYVTQEQFVALAASNRELRLERTAEGELIVNPPTGWETGKRNVSILKQLGYWHDNYQEGEMFESSTGFILPNGATISPDACWVSPERWDALTAEEKGTFPQICPDFVVELRSKSDTLKSLQGKMQEYMENGAKLGWLIDPQHRTVEVYRAGVETQVLSNPAELSGEDVLPSFVLDMRRVWGDTH is encoded by the coding sequence ATGGTACAAACGCCAATCAAACCAGAAACGGAAACTCTATTGCTAACACTGCCGAAAACCCTCAAGTTGTACGTGACTCAAGAGCAGTTTGTCGCTCTTGCTGCGAGCAACAGAGAGCTACGACTAGAAAGAACCGCAGAAGGAGAACTGATCGTGAATCCACCAACAGGTTGGGAAACTGGAAAACGCAATGTCAGTATCCTCAAACAATTAGGGTATTGGCATGACAATTATCAAGAAGGAGAGATGTTTGAAAGTTCTACTGGATTTATTTTACCGAACGGTGCCACTATCTCTCCGGATGCGTGTTGGGTGAGTCCAGAGCGTTGGGATGCGCTGACGGCGGAGGAAAAGGGAACGTTTCCACAGATTTGCCCGGATTTTGTCGTGGAGTTGCGCTCCAAGTCCGATACTCTGAAGTCTTTGCAAGGGAAAATGCAAGAATATATGGAGAATGGCGCTAAACTCGGTTGGCTCATCGATCCGCAACATCGAACGGTGGAAGTGTATCGAGCGGGTGTAGAGACACAAGTGTTGTCTAATCCCGCTGAGTTGTCGGGAGAGGACGTGTTGCCGAGTTTTGTCTTGGATATGCGTCGAGTTTGGGGCGATACTCATTAA
- a CDS encoding retropepsin-like aspartic protease produces MSSRRTYRLNRHGNLLWLRASVGRDRENPVILRLLVDTGSSYTVLPRQILEYLGCNLQQPVQTTRIVTASAMVEMPIVLVPWFNCLGVRKENFSVVAMDLPTGSFANGLLGIDFLRQEKAIINIFKGEIHLDGE; encoded by the coding sequence ATGAGTTCTCGGAGAACCTATCGTCTTAATCGGCACGGAAATTTACTTTGGTTGAGAGCATCGGTAGGACGCGATCGGGAAAACCCGGTTATTTTACGATTATTGGTCGATACCGGCTCGAGTTATACCGTGCTACCCCGACAAATTTTAGAATATTTGGGGTGCAACCTACAACAACCCGTGCAAACGACCAGGATTGTCACCGCTTCAGCTATGGTAGAAATGCCGATTGTTTTGGTTCCTTGGTTTAATTGCCTAGGAGTCCGTAAAGAGAACTTTTCGGTAGTAGCAATGGATTTACCTACGGGTTCTTTTGCTAATGGATTACTAGGAATTGATTTTCTCAGACAAGAGAAAGCCATTATTAATATTTTTAAAGGAGAAATTCACTTAGATGGGGAATAG
- the hisIE gene encoding bifunctional phosphoribosyl-AMP cyclohydrolase/phosphoribosyl-ATP diphosphatase HisIE — protein MSFESFPSEAIAVDAIQYNDRGLVPAIIQDYLDGTVLMMAWMNRESLQKTLDTGDTWFWSRSRSQFWHKGETSGHIQKVRSLRYDCDSDALLITVEQIGDIACHTGERSCFHQVHGTIVAPPADTLSQVYDVICDRRDNPSPESYTCKLLAGGDNKILKKIGEESAEVVMACKDDDADGIAGEAADLFYHTLVALAHHNVPLKDVYRKLQERRR, from the coding sequence ATGTCTTTTGAGTCTTTTCCTTCAGAAGCTATTGCTGTTGATGCTATTCAATATAACGATCGCGGGTTGGTTCCGGCCATTATCCAAGATTATCTCGATGGTACGGTGTTGATGATGGCTTGGATGAATCGAGAATCCCTACAAAAGACGTTGGATACCGGAGATACTTGGTTTTGGAGTCGCTCGCGATCGCAGTTTTGGCATAAAGGCGAAACTTCGGGACATATCCAGAAAGTGCGATCGCTGCGGTACGATTGCGATAGCGATGCCCTGCTAATTACCGTGGAACAAATTGGCGATATTGCTTGCCATACCGGAGAGCGCAGTTGTTTTCATCAAGTCCATGGCACGATTGTTGCGCCGCCTGCCGATACTCTATCGCAAGTGTACGATGTGATTTGCGATCGTCGGGATAACCCTTCGCCGGAGTCCTATACCTGCAAGTTATTGGCAGGAGGAGATAATAAGATTTTGAAGAAGATTGGGGAAGAGAGCGCCGAAGTGGTGATGGCCTGTAAAGACGACGATGCCGATGGCATTGCTGGGGAAGCGGCCGACTTATTTTATCATACTCTGGTGGCTTTGGCTCACCATAATGTTCCCCTGAAAGATGTTTATCGGAAACTGCAAGAACGCCGTAGATAG
- the ureG gene encoding urease accessory protein UreG translates to MTHLRVGVAGPVGSGKTALVNLLCQSLRDRYQIAVVTNDIYTQEDAQFLVRSGALESDRIIGVETGGCPHTAIREDASINLVAIEQLERKFPDLELCFVESGGDNLAATFSPELVDITIYVIDVSAGDKIPRKGGPGITKSDLLAINKIDLAPLVGANLTVMERDAKKMRGDKPFIFTNLKTQQGLSEIIAFISSYI, encoded by the coding sequence ATGACTCATTTGCGTGTCGGAGTAGCCGGCCCGGTCGGCTCGGGGAAAACGGCCCTAGTTAATCTATTATGCCAAAGTTTGCGCGATCGCTATCAAATTGCCGTCGTCACCAATGATATCTACACTCAGGAAGACGCCCAATTTCTGGTACGCTCCGGTGCTCTGGAAAGCGATCGCATTATTGGTGTTGAAACTGGAGGCTGTCCCCATACCGCCATTCGCGAAGATGCCTCGATTAACTTGGTTGCGATCGAACAATTGGAACGGAAATTTCCCGACTTAGAATTATGCTTTGTCGAGAGCGGCGGCGACAATTTAGCCGCAACCTTCAGTCCCGAACTCGTCGATATTACTATCTATGTCATCGATGTTTCTGCCGGCGACAAAATTCCCCGTAAAGGCGGCCCCGGCATCACCAAATCCGATCTATTGGCGATCAATAAAATCGACCTTGCGCCCTTAGTTGGAGCCAACTTAACCGTCATGGAACGAGATGCAAAAAAAATGCGCGGCGACAAACCATTTATCTTTACCAACTTGAAAACTCAGCAAGGTCTGAGCGAAATTATTGCATTTATTAGTAGCTATATTTAG
- a CDS encoding leucine-rich repeat domain-containing protein — MAKDAAYYAALEKIEQARESRATKLDLSNMGLTELPDAIGQLVHLQELELEVNQLRSVPEGLGQLVNLQRLNLSGNELRSVPESLGQLVNLEWLHLSSNELRSVPESLGQLVNLQGLYLVSNQLSSVPESLGQLVNLQGLDLGSNQLSSVPESLGQLVNLQGLYLVSNQLSSVPESLGQLVNLQGLDLGSNQLSSVPESLGQLVNLQWLDLGSNQLSSVPESLGQLVNLQWLDLGSNQLSSVPESLGQLVNLQWLDLDRNQLSSVPESLGQLVNLQKLDLDRNQLSSVPESLGQLVNLQRLNLHSNQLSSVPESLGQLVNLQGLYLHDNPLNPELQAAYDQGLDALRAYLRSLAAAKVILNEAKLILVGEGAVGKSCLLGALCGDAWRERDSTHGIEIKSVPVTHPQSDTEITLNSWDFGGQKVYRPTHQLFFTAPAIYLVVWKSRDGIERCRVKEWIKLVKRRATDAKILVVATHGRERQPDINRQEIIDEFGAETICGFLTVDSKPDETTGDCLGIAQLKTAIAQVAATLPEMGREIPASWKRIRDKLMAIEQPYLSSPEVMALCTEEGVEETDAELCLRIYNDLGYLIYHHQDSLLNRMIILKPEWLAKAISFVLDNSTIRENEGWVEFGTLSQLWSHPREGETGYPKELHPTFVRLMEHFDLSYQVSRDLPHNQTTPIHLIGQLVSDIRPQPFPWDAEVPAGEQEQTQLCRICDRNGVSANAEGIFYQLIVRLHKYSLGRHNYRDSIHWQNGLILDDDYNGRALLEHIGNDIRITVRAVYPPRFLSLLTEEVRWLVANFWQGLECHIYIPGIAPCCHHHRVQTGSGWVELAELLEYKRDGRSQIKCDAFRCRSWLEVDALLQSIEVQPLSNDILLREIRELKKEIRQQPKQPDAPISPNDFTNAEKVTLSQLNEQLDRALTTLNDEAKDGPRLFSLKAVDPGFFDRPQWISANFRLTLWCEHSGQPLPILNPDNPALGVYKVNLNRKWFRQMAPYLKFMTGTMGVLLPLLSLGGRFFLDENTYAGIEQEMTFYDTAVQFSIQGTDITPSWENPTTPEYGERRQAQGPMLRQLHKILRETDPSFGGLVRVQNKRGEYFWVHQKFQREYR; from the coding sequence ATGGCAAAAGATGCAGCCTACTACGCCGCTCTAGAGAAGATCGAACAAGCGCGGGAGAGCCGGGCAACTAAACTGGATTTGAGTAATATGGGATTGACTGAGTTGCCGGATGCGATCGGTCAATTGGTTCATCTGCAAGAGCTTGAGCTCGAGGTCAACCAACTGAGGAGCGTGCCGGAGGGCTTGGGGCAACTGGTCAATTTGCAACGGCTTAACCTCAGTGGCAACGAACTGAGGAGCGTGCCGGAGAGCTTGGGGCAACTGGTCAATTTGGAATGGCTTCACCTCAGTAGCAACGAACTGAGGAGCGTGCCGGAGAGCTTGGGGCAACTGGTCAACTTGCAAGGGCTTTACCTCGTTAGCAACCAACTGAGCAGTGTGCCGGAGAGCTTGGGGCAACTGGTCAACTTGCAAGGGCTTGACCTCGGGAGCAACCAACTGAGCAGTGTGCCGGAGAGCTTGGGGCAACTGGTCAACTTGCAAGGGCTTTACCTCGTTAGCAACCAACTGAGCAGTGTGCCGGAGAGCTTGGGGCAACTGGTCAACTTGCAAGGGCTTGACCTCGGGAGCAACCAACTGAGCAGTGTGCCGGAGAGCTTGGGGCAACTGGTCAACTTGCAATGGCTTGACCTCGGGAGCAACCAACTGAGCAGCGTACCGGAGAGCTTGGGGCAACTGGTCAACTTGCAATGGCTTGACCTCGGGAGCAACCAACTGAGCAGCGTACCGGAGAGCTTGGGGCAACTGGTCAATTTGCAATGGCTTGACCTCGATCGCAACCAACTGAGCAGCGTACCGGAGAGCTTGGGGCAACTGGTCAATTTGCAAAAGCTTGACCTCGATCGCAACCAACTGAGCAGCGTACCGGAGAGCTTGGGGCAACTGGTCAACTTGCAACGGCTTAACCTCCATAGCAACCAACTGAGCAGCGTACCGGAGAGCTTGGGGCAACTGGTCAATTTGCAAGGGCTTTACCTCCATGACAACCCCCTCAACCCAGAACTGCAAGCGGCCTACGACCAAGGACTTGATGCCCTTCGAGCCTACTTGCGCTCCCTGGCAGCGGCGAAAGTTATCCTCAACGAAGCCAAACTCATCCTCGTGGGTGAAGGAGCAGTGGGGAAAAGCTGCTTGCTCGGTGCCTTGTGCGGCGATGCTTGGCGAGAGCGAGACTCGACTCACGGCATCGAAATTAAATCGGTGCCAGTCACTCATCCCCAGAGCGATACCGAAATCACCCTCAACAGTTGGGATTTTGGCGGGCAAAAAGTCTATCGTCCCACCCATCAGCTCTTTTTTACCGCTCCCGCTATCTATCTCGTCGTCTGGAAATCCAGGGACGGAATCGAACGATGTCGGGTCAAAGAATGGATAAAGCTAGTCAAACGGCGAGCAACTGATGCCAAAATCCTGGTGGTTGCTACCCACGGTAGGGAACGGCAACCGGATATTAACCGCCAAGAAATTATCGACGAGTTTGGTGCAGAAACGATCTGCGGTTTCTTGACTGTCGATAGCAAACCGGACGAAACGACCGGAGACTGTCTGGGAATTGCGCAACTGAAAACGGCTATTGCGCAAGTTGCTGCCACTCTGCCGGAAATGGGAAGAGAAATCCCGGCATCCTGGAAGCGCATCCGCGATAAATTAATGGCTATCGAGCAACCTTACCTCTCCTCCCCAGAAGTCATGGCACTTTGCACCGAGGAAGGAGTCGAAGAAACAGATGCAGAGTTATGCTTGCGGATTTATAACGATTTGGGATATCTGATTTACCATCACCAGGACTCCCTGCTCAACCGCATGATTATCCTGAAACCAGAATGGCTGGCAAAAGCGATTAGTTTCGTTCTCGATAACTCTACCATTCGCGAGAACGAAGGTTGGGTGGAGTTCGGCACCCTCAGCCAGCTGTGGAGCCATCCTCGTGAAGGCGAAACCGGCTACCCGAAAGAGCTACACCCCACCTTCGTCCGGTTGATGGAGCATTTCGACCTCTCCTACCAAGTCTCCAGAGACCTCCCCCACAACCAAACCACTCCCATTCACCTCATCGGCCAGCTCGTCAGCGATATCCGTCCGCAACCGTTTCCTTGGGACGCGGAAGTACCTGCGGGAGAGCAAGAGCAAACCCAACTCTGTCGTATTTGCGATCGCAACGGCGTATCTGCCAACGCTGAAGGCATCTTCTATCAACTTATCGTCCGCTTGCACAAATATTCCCTCGGTCGCCACAACTACCGAGACAGCATCCACTGGCAAAACGGCCTCATCCTCGATGACGACTACAACGGCCGCGCTTTACTCGAGCATATCGGTAACGATATTCGCATTACCGTCCGGGCCGTCTATCCGCCGCGCTTCCTCTCCCTACTGACTGAAGAAGTGCGATGGTTAGTGGCAAATTTCTGGCAAGGATTAGAATGCCATATCTATATTCCCGGCATTGCTCCTTGTTGTCACCATCATCGCGTTCAAACTGGTTCTGGGTGGGTTGAGTTGGCAGAACTATTAGAATACAAACGCGACGGTAGAAGTCAAATCAAGTGCGATGCTTTTCGATGTCGGTCTTGGCTTGAGGTAGATGCTCTTTTGCAAAGTATCGAAGTCCAACCTTTAAGTAATGATATTTTGTTGCGAGAAATTCGGGAACTCAAAAAAGAGATACGCCAGCAACCCAAGCAACCAGACGCGCCAATTTCTCCGAACGATTTTACCAATGCTGAAAAAGTGACTTTAAGTCAGCTTAACGAACAGTTAGACCGAGCGCTGACCACTTTAAATGATGAAGCCAAAGACGGGCCGCGCCTCTTCAGTTTAAAGGCCGTTGACCCCGGATTTTTCGATCGCCCCCAATGGATAAGCGCCAACTTTCGCCTCACTCTCTGGTGCGAGCATTCCGGTCAGCCTCTCCCTATTCTCAATCCCGATAATCCCGCTCTCGGCGTCTACAAAGTCAACTTAAACCGCAAGTGGTTTCGCCAAATGGCTCCCTATCTCAAATTTATGACCGGAACTATGGGAGTTCTGCTGCCTTTATTGTCATTAGGCGGCCGCTTTTTCTTGGATGAAAACACGTATGCTGGCATCGAACAAGAAATGACGTTTTACGACACTGCCGTTCAATTCTCCATTCAAGGAACGGACATTACTCCCAGTTGGGAAAATCCAACCACTCCAGAGTATGGAGAAAGGCGGCAAGCACAAGGTCCCATGTTACGGCAGTTGCACAAAATCCTCCGGGAGACAGACCCCAGTTTTGGCGGTTTGGTGCGCGTGCAAAATAAACGAGGAGAATACTTCTGGGTGCATCAAAAATTTCAGAGAGAATATCGCTAG
- a CDS encoding urease accessory protein UreF, giving the protein MNSSALLSLLQLASPALPVGAYSYSEGLEILVEQEIITDVATLEQWLRDALKFGSPRLDGALLHRSYAAMEDRDMEQLRYWNHWSLAIRETEELRQQTAQMGRSLSGLLQELDSSLGLVLQELLYQDTGEPGYDLSYTTGWAIACAHWQIVITDAILAYLHGWVANAIAAGVKLIPLGQTSGQKLLFQLHPQIAEIVPEILALDETNLYSCSWGFAMASTAHETQYTRLFRS; this is encoded by the coding sequence ATGAATTCTAGTGCCTTATTGTCTTTGTTGCAGTTAGCCAGTCCAGCTCTACCTGTGGGAGCTTACAGTTATTCCGAAGGTTTGGAAATCTTAGTCGAGCAAGAAATAATTACCGATGTGGCAACTCTAGAACAATGGTTGCGCGATGCTTTAAAGTTTGGTTCCCCTCGCCTCGATGGCGCGCTGTTACATAGAAGTTACGCAGCTATGGAAGATCGGGATATGGAGCAGTTGCGCTACTGGAATCATTGGTCTCTCGCCATCCGCGAAACGGAAGAACTGCGCCAGCAAACTGCACAAATGGGGCGATCGCTCTCTGGGTTGCTTCAGGAGTTAGACTCTAGTTTAGGACTCGTATTGCAAGAGTTGCTCTACCAGGACACAGGAGAACCGGGATACGATCTCAGTTATACCACCGGTTGGGCGATCGCCTGCGCTCATTGGCAGATTGTCATAACCGATGCCATTCTCGCATATTTGCACGGTTGGGTTGCCAATGCGATCGCCGCTGGAGTGAAATTAATCCCCCTCGGACAAACCAGCGGACAAAAACTCTTGTTCCAGCTCCATCCACAGATTGCGGAAATTGTCCCGGAAATTCTCGCTTTAGACGAGACGAACCTATATAGTTGTAGTTGGGGGTTCGCCATGGCGAGTACTGCCCACGAAACTCAATATACTCGACTGTTTAGAAGTTAA